From a single Planctellipticum variicoloris genomic region:
- the epmB gene encoding EF-P beta-lysylation protein EpmB, with protein MTGLPQPLLPVRQRTGWSASLAQAIRNSADLLAALGLPREIHEQSPSGEAEFPVLVPQSYLARMRPGDPLDPLLRQVLPLAEEGVDVPGFLPDAVGDESSRKAPGLLHKYRGRALLVTTGACAVHCRYCFRRHYPYQQEPRRLEDWEPAFEALAADESIHEVLLSGGDPLMLTDARLASLIERLEQIPHLRRLRLHSRLPIVLPDRVSEELLQLLSSTRLTTVMVVHANHPQEIQLDCADALSRLVRHGIPTLNQAVLLRGINDEEDVLAELCERLIDLGVLPYYLHQLDRVAGAAHFEVPVEQGRELVAALRRRLPGYAVPQYVVEIAGEAHKTPL; from the coding sequence GTGACCGGTCTCCCGCAGCCGCTGCTCCCCGTTCGCCAACGGACCGGCTGGAGTGCGTCGCTGGCACAGGCGATCCGGAATTCCGCCGACCTCCTCGCGGCCCTGGGGCTGCCTCGCGAGATCCACGAGCAGTCCCCGTCGGGCGAGGCCGAGTTTCCCGTCCTCGTTCCGCAAAGCTACCTGGCACGCATGCGCCCCGGCGATCCGCTCGACCCCCTGCTCCGCCAGGTTCTGCCATTGGCCGAGGAAGGGGTCGACGTGCCCGGCTTCCTGCCCGATGCCGTCGGCGATGAATCCTCCCGTAAAGCCCCGGGACTGCTGCACAAGTATCGCGGCCGGGCGCTGCTGGTGACGACCGGCGCCTGCGCGGTCCATTGCCGGTATTGCTTCCGACGCCATTATCCCTACCAGCAGGAACCCCGCCGGCTCGAAGACTGGGAGCCGGCGTTCGAAGCTCTCGCCGCGGACGAATCGATTCACGAAGTCCTGCTCAGCGGCGGCGACCCCCTGATGCTGACCGACGCGCGACTGGCCTCCCTGATCGAGCGGTTGGAGCAGATCCCGCATCTCCGGCGGCTCCGGCTCCACAGCCGCCTGCCGATCGTCCTGCCGGATCGCGTCTCGGAAGAATTGCTGCAGCTTCTGTCGTCGACGCGACTGACCACGGTGATGGTCGTGCACGCCAACCACCCGCAGGAAATTCAGCTCGATTGTGCGGACGCCTTGAGCCGCCTGGTCAGACACGGAATTCCCACGCTCAATCAGGCCGTGCTGCTAAGGGGCATTAACGATGAAGAAGATGTGCTTGCGGAACTGTGCGAGCGACTGATCGACCTGGGCGTCCTCCCCTACTACCTGCACCAGCTCGATCGCGTTGCGGGAGCGGCTCATTTTGAAGTCCCCGTCGAGCAGGGTCGCGAGCTGGTCGCCGCTCTCCGCCGACGTCTGCCCGGATACGCCGTCCCGCAATATGTCGTGGAGATTGCCGGCGAAGCGCACAAGACGCCGCTGTAA
- the efp gene encoding elongation factor P, whose product MAQISTSDFKKGTKVILEGDPFDMLVVDFVKPGKGQALYRCRMRNLIKGTILDRTYKSGDSLEGADIRRNDAQFLYKDSSGFVFMEQQTFEQHSISPEIAGDQAVFLQDGMVCELLYWNDTPIGVTLPPSVTMKIVYTEPAVRGNTSSNITKTAKVDCGAEIQVPAFVDTGDMVKINTQTGEYIERVRE is encoded by the coding sequence ATGGCTCAAATCAGCACCAGCGACTTCAAGAAGGGCACCAAGGTTATTCTCGAAGGCGATCCGTTCGACATGCTGGTCGTCGACTTCGTCAAGCCCGGCAAAGGCCAGGCCCTCTATCGTTGCCGCATGCGGAACCTGATCAAGGGGACGATCCTCGACCGGACTTACAAGAGCGGTGACAGCCTCGAAGGGGCCGACATCCGTCGCAACGACGCCCAGTTCCTCTACAAGGACTCGTCGGGCTTCGTCTTCATGGAGCAGCAGACGTTCGAGCAGCACTCAATCTCGCCCGAAATCGCCGGCGACCAGGCGGTCTTCCTGCAGGACGGCATGGTCTGTGAACTGCTGTACTGGAACGACACGCCGATCGGGGTCACGCTGCCGCCGTCGGTCACCATGAAGATTGTCTACACCGAGCCGGCGGTCCGCGGCAATACGTCGTCGAACATCACGAAAACCGCCAAAGTCGACTGCGGGGCGGAAATCCAGGTTCCCGCCTTCGTCGACACCGGCGACATGGTCAAGATCAACACACAAACGGGCGAGTACATCGAGCGCGTGCGGGAATAG
- the miaB gene encoding tRNA (N6-isopentenyl adenosine(37)-C2)-methylthiotransferase MiaB: protein MTTPHNCKLYIETVGCQMNMLDSELVVAALRKQGYELTGDVGEADTVLFNTCSVREHAEHKIYSALGRLKFSKQQRPQQVIGVMGCMAQKDQELIFRRAPHVDMVVGTGQLAEVPRMVAEAREQRGRALAVSLDRRDGTRTEVAGSFLSYDPLREPQMRPSPYQAFVRIMIGCDKFCTYCVVPTTRGPEQSRSPRDIVHESRILAEQGVKEITLLGQTVNSYKFTEEGRVHRLSDLLAAIHEIPGILRLKFVTNYPKDMTTELLQTLRDLPKCSHYLHVPLQSGCDEMLKRMKRGYTVEHYREMMGRINDILPDAAVSSDFIVGFCGETEEAHQKSLDSIREFRFKNSFIFKYSPRPGTKAYDLLPDDVPEEVKRRRNAELLTLQNQISAEDNARFIGRTVEILVEGPSKAALKSEFALEGWVPPIPDNVATPTELTSLELPVVAEPDRPQIQLTGRTMCDRIVVFDGNPRLAGTLARIQIEDCSPTTLLGSIETRQIQHGSNSLLPILA from the coding sequence ATGACGACGCCCCATAACTGCAAGCTCTACATCGAAACCGTCGGCTGCCAGATGAATATGCTGGACAGCGAGCTGGTCGTGGCGGCGTTGCGCAAGCAGGGGTACGAGCTGACCGGCGACGTCGGCGAGGCCGATACGGTTCTGTTCAACACCTGCAGCGTCCGGGAGCATGCGGAACACAAGATTTACAGCGCCCTGGGTCGGCTGAAGTTCAGCAAGCAGCAGCGGCCGCAGCAGGTGATCGGCGTGATGGGCTGCATGGCCCAGAAAGATCAGGAGCTGATCTTCCGCCGAGCGCCGCACGTGGACATGGTTGTCGGAACCGGGCAGCTCGCCGAGGTGCCGCGGATGGTGGCCGAGGCCCGCGAACAGCGGGGGCGGGCGCTGGCGGTCAGCCTGGACCGTCGCGACGGCACCCGGACTGAAGTCGCCGGCAGTTTTCTGAGCTACGACCCGCTCCGCGAACCGCAGATGCGTCCGTCGCCGTACCAGGCGTTCGTCCGGATCATGATCGGTTGCGACAAGTTCTGCACATACTGCGTGGTGCCGACGACCCGCGGCCCCGAGCAGAGCCGTTCGCCGCGCGACATCGTTCACGAGTCGCGGATTCTCGCCGAGCAGGGGGTTAAGGAAATCACGCTGCTCGGCCAGACGGTCAACAGCTACAAGTTCACCGAAGAGGGCCGCGTCCACCGGCTGTCCGACCTGCTGGCAGCGATCCATGAGATCCCCGGCATCCTGCGGCTGAAGTTTGTCACGAACTACCCGAAGGACATGACGACCGAGCTGCTGCAGACTCTCCGCGATCTGCCGAAATGCAGCCACTATCTGCACGTGCCGCTGCAGTCGGGTTGCGACGAGATGCTGAAGCGGATGAAGCGGGGCTACACCGTCGAGCACTACCGCGAAATGATGGGCCGGATCAACGATATCCTCCCGGACGCCGCCGTCTCCAGCGACTTCATCGTGGGTTTCTGCGGCGAGACGGAAGAGGCTCATCAGAAGAGCCTGGACTCCATCCGCGAGTTCCGCTTCAAGAACAGCTTTATTTTCAAGTACAGTCCGCGGCCGGGGACGAAGGCTTATGACCTGCTCCCCGACGACGTCCCCGAAGAGGTCAAGCGCCGGCGGAACGCGGAACTGCTGACGCTGCAGAACCAGATCAGCGCCGAGGACAACGCGCGCTTCATCGGCCGGACGGTGGAGATTCTGGTCGAAGGACCGAGCAAGGCGGCGCTGAAATCGGAGTTTGCCCTGGAGGGCTGGGTGCCGCCGATTCCCGACAATGTCGCCACGCCCACGGAGCTGACCAGCCTGGAGCTGCCGGTCGTCGCCGAGCCCGATCGACCGCAGATTCAGCTCACGGGTCGGACCATGTGCGACCGGATCGTCGTGTTCGACGGCAATCCGCGGCTCGCTGGGACGCTGGCGCGGATTCAGATCGAGGACTGCTCGCCCACGACGCTGCTGGGCTCGATCGAGACCCGTCAGATTCAGCACGGGTCAAACTCGCTGCTGCCGATCCTCGCGTAA
- a CDS encoding bifunctional 4-hydroxy-2-oxoglutarate aldolase/2-dehydro-3-deoxy-phosphogluconate aldolase, which translates to MSRHADLQRVLNTGMVAIIRASSGEQLVNVARALYEGGIDVIEVTFTVPNAVEVLQAVHKDLGKKILLGAGTVLDPETARTAFLAGAQFLVSPTVNLEVIRMANRYDKLCMSGAYTPTEILTAWEAGADVVKVFPAEIGGPPYLKAIKGPLPQVRLMPTGGVNLETMHDFLKAGACAVGLGSSLVEKDAVEKGDFARIRSLAEQYVERFKAYQPAAK; encoded by the coding sequence ATGAGCCGCCATGCCGATCTGCAGCGAGTCCTGAACACCGGGATGGTCGCCATCATTCGCGCCAGTTCTGGCGAGCAGCTCGTGAACGTCGCCCGCGCCCTGTACGAGGGGGGGATCGACGTGATCGAAGTGACCTTCACCGTTCCGAACGCGGTCGAAGTCCTGCAGGCGGTCCACAAGGATCTTGGCAAAAAAATCCTGCTCGGAGCCGGCACGGTGCTCGATCCTGAGACCGCCCGGACGGCGTTCCTGGCCGGCGCGCAGTTCCTCGTCTCGCCGACCGTCAATCTGGAGGTGATCCGGATGGCGAACCGCTACGACAAGCTCTGCATGTCCGGCGCCTATACTCCGACGGAGATCCTCACGGCGTGGGAAGCTGGCGCCGACGTCGTGAAGGTGTTCCCGGCCGAGATCGGCGGTCCGCCGTACTTGAAAGCGATCAAGGGGCCGCTGCCGCAGGTCCGGCTGATGCCGACCGGGGGCGTCAACCTGGAGACGATGCACGACTTCCTGAAGGCCGGGGCGTGCGCCGTGGGGCTTGGCAGCTCGCTGGTCGAAAAGGACGCGGTCGAAAAGGGGGACTTCGCCCGGATCCGCTCGCTCGCCGAGCAGTACGTCGAGCGGTTCAAGGCGTATCAGCCGGCCGCGAAGTAG
- a CDS encoding Sec-independent protein translocase subunit TatA/TatB codes for MFGMPGPFEMMIVGIVALLLFGKRLPEVARSLGKGIVEFKKGVRGIEDDVDRGTYSSSNYNTDSSANRPAPQDETVETTAPKFEPPKSAPV; via the coding sequence ATGTTCGGCATGCCCGGTCCGTTCGAGATGATGATTGTCGGGATTGTGGCCCTGCTGCTGTTCGGCAAGCGGCTTCCAGAAGTCGCCCGCAGCCTCGGCAAGGGGATTGTCGAATTCAAGAAGGGAGTCCGCGGCATCGAAGACGATGTCGACCGCGGGACGTACAGCTCCTCGAACTACAATACCGACTCCAGCGCCAATCGCCCGGCGCCGCAGGACGAGACCGTCGAAACGACGGCTCCCAAGTTCGAGCCGCCGAAGTCGGCCCCGGTTTAG
- a CDS encoding Sec-independent protein translocase subunit TatA/TatB gives MSALFSPFNPVLAFGMPGPFEMIIVGLVILLLFGSRLPSVMKSLGSSISEFKKGTREAELEDHSEPKDETSKKS, from the coding sequence ATGTCTGCTCTGTTTTCTCCGTTCAATCCTGTCCTGGCGTTCGGGATGCCTGGCCCCTTCGAAATGATCATCGTCGGCCTGGTGATCCTGCTGCTGTTCGGCTCGCGATTGCCATCGGTCATGAAGTCGCTCGGGAGCAGCATCAGCGAGTTCAAAAAGGGAACGCGGGAGGCCGAGCTGGAAGATCATTCCGAACCCAAAGACGAGACTTCCAAGAAGTCCTGA
- a CDS encoding GspE/PulE family protein, whose translation MTIADELGLADDLNENDPVDVTVGKIIRHVSAVRGSDLFFESDEHVIQVACRQMGVVQSIRPFTLDYGRRMLAYVKTMADIDLSERQRPCEGRWLLRRDGQSTIDLRVNCIPTIFGDDITMRLLDRDVGLMSLDHFEFQPREYDLLVSVLRRPSGLLLVTGPTGSGKTTTMYGCLQFLNDGSRKINTLEDPVEYVVKGIRQSQVNPKFGVDFPELLAACLRQSPDVIMIGEIRDPKTALTAVRAANSGHLVLATMHSPVAVKAIRAMVTFGVHPQNFAESLIGIISQRLVRKLCQRCRQRIDLPENDAFLDDVRPLLPHDWTPVLYEPGRCEECHNVGFTKPICVPEILPFDTELRRMVADCRPLVELDRAAHGSGMVTFRQAAMTRVALGQTTLQEVMRVVPFDDLRELEREEWEEPLRSAIRSASHSDGNGQPTAAL comes from the coding sequence ATGACCATCGCCGATGAACTCGGACTTGCCGACGATCTCAACGAGAACGATCCCGTCGACGTCACGGTGGGCAAGATCATCCGCCACGTCTCGGCGGTCCGCGGCAGCGATCTCTTTTTCGAATCCGACGAGCATGTCATCCAGGTCGCCTGCCGCCAGATGGGGGTCGTACAGTCGATTCGACCCTTCACGCTGGATTACGGCCGGCGGATGCTGGCTTACGTGAAGACGATGGCCGACATCGACCTGTCCGAGCGTCAGCGCCCCTGCGAAGGCCGGTGGCTCCTGCGTCGCGACGGGCAGTCGACGATCGACCTCCGCGTCAACTGCATCCCGACCATCTTCGGCGACGACATCACGATGCGGCTGCTCGACCGCGATGTCGGCCTGATGTCGCTCGATCACTTCGAGTTCCAGCCGCGGGAATACGACCTGCTGGTCAGCGTCCTGCGGAGGCCGAGCGGGCTGCTGCTCGTGACCGGTCCGACCGGCAGCGGCAAGACGACGACCATGTACGGCTGCCTGCAGTTTCTCAACGACGGCAGCCGCAAAATCAATACGCTCGAAGACCCCGTCGAATACGTGGTGAAGGGGATCCGCCAGTCCCAGGTAAATCCCAAGTTCGGCGTCGATTTTCCCGAACTGCTGGCGGCCTGTCTGCGGCAGTCTCCGGATGTGATCATGATCGGCGAGATTCGCGATCCCAAGACGGCCCTGACGGCGGTCCGCGCGGCCAACAGCGGCCATCTGGTCCTGGCGACCATGCACTCGCCCGTCGCCGTGAAGGCCATTCGCGCGATGGTGACGTTCGGCGTTCATCCGCAGAATTTTGCCGAGTCGCTGATCGGCATCATTTCGCAGCGACTGGTCCGCAAACTTTGCCAGCGCTGCCGGCAAAGAATCGACCTGCCGGAGAACGACGCGTTTCTCGACGACGTCCGCCCCCTCCTGCCGCACGACTGGACCCCGGTGCTGTATGAGCCGGGACGTTGCGAGGAATGTCACAACGTCGGCTTCACCAAGCCGATCTGCGTTCCCGAAATCCTGCCGTTCGATACCGAGCTGCGACGCATGGTGGCGGATTGCCGACCGCTCGTGGAGCTCGACCGAGCGGCGCACGGTTCCGGCATGGTGACGTTCCGCCAGGCGGCGATGACCCGCGTGGCGCTCGGCCAGACGACGCTGCAGGAGGTGATGCGCGTGGTTCCATTCGACGATCTGCGCGAGCTGGAGCGGGAAGAATGGGAGGAGCCGCTGCGAAGCGCCATTCGATCGGCGAGTCACAGCGACGGCAATGGTCAGCCGACGGCGGCGCTATGA
- a CDS encoding TlpA family protein disulfide reductase, translated as MISCSRISVMLRRMGYAALSTSILTLSLSSLAGQDSLPPAVKKSASAAATEAGEPQEAKAADPYAVPEGSPEEILRFIEEIQELRPKFKNREELIHHVTRVQQATIAASDKLLSHQDADEKTAVEAVELKMQSLVMLVRLGRNGALEATLKAAKDLTRDPRKGVAAKAREILLAIRIGASPTLPDDQRQALIAEVLEAVAASQFSRESVGTAYALGQTLEEAGKGASASECYEKLSELLSKSEDPELNGLSVSLKGYARGLQLPGKFMELGGTTLSGKPLDWNAYRGKVVLVDFWATWCGPCLEELPNVQRLYQLYHDKGFEVVGVSLDEDRPRLEAFLEREQIPWTTLIEPDPAARGWKHPLAVRYGIRGIPAAILVNEDGKVISMAARGPELAAQLEKLLGPAEVDAPVLKKFGVFKKP; from the coding sequence ATGATTTCCTGTTCCAGAATCTCGGTGATGCTGCGCCGGATGGGCTATGCGGCACTTTCCACTTCGATCCTGACCCTCAGCCTGTCATCCCTCGCCGGGCAGGACTCCCTGCCGCCGGCTGTTAAGAAGTCGGCCTCGGCCGCAGCTACCGAGGCTGGAGAACCCCAGGAGGCCAAAGCGGCGGACCCGTACGCCGTTCCGGAAGGGTCGCCCGAAGAAATTCTGCGGTTCATTGAAGAGATCCAGGAACTGCGTCCGAAGTTCAAGAATCGGGAAGAACTGATTCACCACGTGACGAGGGTCCAGCAGGCGACAATCGCCGCCAGCGACAAGTTGCTGTCCCATCAGGACGCCGACGAAAAGACCGCCGTCGAGGCGGTCGAATTGAAGATGCAGTCGCTCGTGATGCTGGTTCGGCTCGGCCGCAATGGAGCGCTCGAAGCGACGCTGAAGGCCGCGAAGGACTTGACCCGGGATCCGCGGAAGGGAGTCGCCGCCAAGGCCCGCGAGATTCTGCTGGCGATCAGAATCGGCGCTTCTCCCACGCTTCCGGACGATCAGCGGCAGGCGCTCATCGCCGAAGTGCTCGAGGCGGTCGCGGCGAGTCAGTTCAGTCGCGAATCCGTCGGCACGGCGTACGCCCTGGGGCAGACGCTGGAAGAGGCCGGGAAGGGGGCGTCGGCGAGCGAATGCTACGAAAAGCTGTCCGAGCTGCTTTCCAAGTCCGAGGATCCGGAGCTGAACGGATTGTCGGTCTCGCTGAAGGGCTATGCGCGCGGCCTGCAATTGCCCGGGAAGTTCATGGAGCTCGGTGGAACGACGTTGTCCGGCAAACCGCTCGACTGGAACGCCTATCGCGGCAAGGTGGTCCTGGTCGATTTCTGGGCGACCTGGTGCGGCCCCTGCCTTGAAGAACTGCCCAACGTCCAGCGGCTCTACCAGCTCTACCATGACAAGGGGTTCGAGGTGGTCGGCGTCAGTCTCGATGAAGACCGCCCCAGGCTGGAGGCCTTCCTCGAAAGGGAGCAGATTCCCTGGACGACCCTGATTGAACCCGATCCGGCGGCCCGCGGCTGGAAACATCCCCTGGCCGTCCGTTACGGCATCCGGGGGATTCCGGCGGCGATTCTGGTGAATGAAGACGGTAAAGTGATCTCGATGGCGGCCCGCGGACCGGAACTGGCCGCACAGCTTGAGAAACTCCTCGGGCCGGCCGAAGTCGACGCCCCCGTCCTGAAGAAGTTCGGGGTCTTCAAGAAGCCGTAG
- a CDS encoding redoxin domain-containing protein has product MRNVVLLKSVASLLTGWLMLTSPSSPTFGQEAASAATPANELAAGHSYHGEAFNEGPRQAAYLMGGTGNVSFPVTTKVPDAQKFVDQGIGQLHGFWYFEAERSFRQAAALDPDCAIAYWGMALANINNETRGRKFLTEAISRKDKASPRERLYIEALDTRYKRDGKDERSKKDRLTAYLKAMDNIVLQHPDDIEAKAFLACGLWESRSEVPIASQVAVNALLKEVFAVNPMHPCHHYVIHLWDYDHAEQALASAARGGQAGPGIAHLWHMPGHIFSKLKRYNDAIWQQEASARVDHAYMIRDRILPDEIHNYAHNNEWMVRNLLNAGRVTEAAALSRNLLELPHHPKHNKYSSQDSAQYGRTRLFQTYSDYELWELLIADSQTQYLPPTDLDAEQVKRLRHLGRAYYRLGRRDDARAQRTILEQRLGRFRDEQEVAGAKAEARARTEKKDDKQVEEATKSARRPWDEKIRIIERSLDEFQGHELLAEGQAKEALAAFKKAAGMDDVFLAEIQELAGEKDEALKKLRNHVNSHEREARPLAALVQMLWRQGQREDAKKEFETLRKDSGRIDLAAPVFARLAPIAGELGFGTDWRMAGELLADIGERPALDSLGPAHWSPPSVPDWQLVDGDGKVHALASYRGKPVVVIFYLGFGCLHCAEQLQKFGPKTKDFTDAGISLVAISSDSPANLKKSHERYSGGKFPFEIVSDAGLQIFKAYRAFDDFERKPLHGTFLIDADGRLRWWDIGHEPFMDPDFVLNEARRQLQPGTLVIAPEPAYDPHHPASALDFINPRPTTPASKTEAAGG; this is encoded by the coding sequence ATGCGCAACGTCGTGCTGCTGAAATCCGTCGCCAGCCTGCTGACGGGCTGGTTGATGCTGACTTCCCCGTCGTCGCCAACCTTCGGCCAGGAGGCCGCCAGCGCTGCGACTCCCGCTAACGAACTGGCCGCCGGGCACTCCTACCACGGCGAAGCCTTCAACGAAGGCCCGCGGCAGGCCGCCTATCTGATGGGGGGCACCGGCAACGTTTCGTTCCCCGTCACGACGAAGGTTCCGGACGCTCAGAAGTTCGTCGACCAGGGAATCGGCCAGCTCCACGGCTTCTGGTACTTCGAAGCCGAACGATCCTTCCGGCAGGCGGCGGCTCTCGATCCCGATTGCGCCATCGCCTACTGGGGCATGGCCCTGGCGAATATCAACAATGAGACCCGCGGACGAAAGTTTCTGACGGAAGCGATCAGCCGCAAGGATAAGGCGTCGCCGCGCGAACGACTCTATATCGAAGCCCTCGATACGCGTTACAAGCGGGACGGCAAGGACGAGCGGAGCAAGAAGGACCGCCTGACGGCTTATCTGAAGGCGATGGACAACATCGTCCTGCAGCATCCGGACGACATTGAGGCCAAAGCCTTTCTGGCCTGCGGCCTGTGGGAAAGCCGGTCCGAAGTCCCCATCGCCAGCCAGGTGGCTGTCAACGCGCTGCTGAAAGAGGTCTTCGCGGTCAACCCGATGCATCCGTGTCACCACTACGTGATTCACCTGTGGGACTACGACCACGCCGAGCAGGCGCTGGCCTCGGCGGCACGGGGGGGGCAGGCGGGGCCCGGCATCGCCCACCTGTGGCACATGCCGGGACACATTTTCTCGAAGCTGAAGCGGTACAACGACGCCATCTGGCAGCAGGAAGCCTCGGCCCGCGTCGATCACGCCTACATGATCCGCGACCGCATCCTCCCCGACGAAATCCACAACTACGCCCACAACAACGAGTGGATGGTCCGCAACCTGCTCAACGCCGGGCGAGTGACCGAGGCGGCCGCCCTGTCTCGCAACCTGCTGGAGCTGCCCCATCACCCGAAGCACAACAAATATTCGTCGCAGGACAGCGCCCAGTACGGACGGACCCGGCTCTTTCAGACGTACAGCGACTACGAGCTGTGGGAGCTCCTGATCGCCGACAGTCAGACTCAGTACCTGCCGCCGACCGATCTGGACGCCGAGCAGGTCAAGCGTCTGCGTCATCTCGGACGGGCGTACTACCGGCTCGGTCGCAGGGACGATGCCCGTGCCCAGCGGACCATTCTCGAACAGCGACTCGGCCGATTCCGGGACGAACAGGAAGTCGCCGGCGCAAAAGCCGAGGCCCGCGCTCGAACCGAGAAGAAGGATGACAAGCAGGTCGAGGAAGCGACCAAGTCGGCCCGCCGCCCGTGGGATGAGAAGATTCGCATCATCGAACGCTCTCTCGATGAATTCCAGGGCCATGAATTGCTCGCCGAAGGCCAGGCGAAGGAAGCGCTGGCGGCGTTCAAGAAGGCCGCCGGCATGGACGACGTGTTCCTCGCCGAGATCCAGGAGCTGGCCGGCGAGAAAGACGAGGCCCTCAAGAAGCTCAGAAACCATGTGAATTCACACGAGCGCGAGGCCCGACCGCTGGCCGCGCTGGTTCAAATGCTCTGGCGGCAGGGCCAGCGCGAAGACGCAAAGAAAGAGTTCGAAACGCTTCGCAAGGACTCCGGTCGGATCGATCTGGCGGCCCCCGTCTTCGCCCGCCTGGCCCCCATCGCCGGCGAACTGGGCTTCGGCACGGACTGGCGCATGGCGGGCGAGCTCCTCGCGGACATCGGCGAGCGCCCCGCGCTCGACAGCCTGGGGCCGGCCCACTGGTCCCCCCCTTCCGTGCCGGACTGGCAACTCGTCGACGGCGACGGGAAAGTTCACGCGCTGGCCAGCTATCGCGGCAAACCGGTGGTGGTGATCTTTTACCTGGGCTTCGGCTGCCTGCATTGCGCCGAGCAATTGCAGAAATTCGGTCCGAAGACCAAAGACTTCACGGACGCCGGAATTTCCCTCGTCGCGATCAGCTCGGATTCGCCCGCGAACCTCAAAAAATCGCACGAGCGCTATTCGGGAGGGAAGTTCCCGTTTGAGATCGTCTCCGACGCAGGCCTGCAGATCTTCAAGGCGTACCGGGCCTTCGACGACTTCGAACGGAAGCCCCTGCACGGGACGTTCCTGATCGACGCCGACGGACGCCTGCGCTGGTGGGATATCGGGCACGAGCCCTTCATGGACCCCGACTTCGTGCTGAATGAGGCCCGCCGGCAACTCCAACCCGGAACGCTGGTCATCGCGCCGGAGCCGGCCTACGATCCGCACCATCCCGCGAGCGCCCTCGATTTCATCAACCCCCGCCCGACGACGCCCGCTTCGAAAACAGAAGCCGCCGGCGGCTGA
- a CDS encoding HD domain-containing protein → MSLLEQTAAWVKAHHAGDSSGHDWWHIDRVRRMALRLAQDEGADPFVTELAALLHDVGDWKFHNGDEKAGSRIAREWLMTHHAAEDLVVHVCGIIDQLSFKGAGVNTDMPSIEGRCVQDADRLDAIGAIGVGRAFAFGGKFGRPMYDPDIPPELHATFAAYKSKGGPTLNHFSEKLLLLRDRMQTAAGKRLAASRHEFLETFLQRFLAEWSGDA, encoded by the coding sequence ATGAGCCTGCTCGAACAGACCGCCGCCTGGGTGAAAGCCCATCACGCCGGCGACAGCTCCGGCCACGACTGGTGGCACATCGACCGCGTCCGCCGGATGGCCCTGCGGCTGGCGCAGGACGAAGGGGCCGATCCGTTCGTCACCGAACTGGCCGCCCTGCTGCACGACGTCGGGGACTGGAAGTTCCACAACGGCGACGAGAAAGCCGGCTCGCGCATCGCTCGCGAATGGCTGATGACGCATCACGCGGCCGAAGACCTCGTCGTCCATGTCTGCGGGATCATCGATCAGCTCTCGTTCAAAGGGGCCGGCGTGAATACCGACATGCCGTCGATCGAGGGACGCTGCGTGCAGGACGCCGACCGGCTGGACGCCATCGGCGCTATCGGAGTCGGACGGGCCTTTGCCTTCGGCGGCAAGTTCGGACGACCGATGTACGATCCCGACATCCCGCCGGAACTGCACGCCACGTTCGCCGCCTACAAGAGCAAAGGCGGTCCCACGCTGAATCATTTCTCCGAGAAGCTGCTGCTCCTGCGGGATCGCATGCAGACGGCCGCGGGGAAACGGCTCGCCGCCTCGCGCCACGAATTCCTGGAGACCTTCCTCCAGCGATTTCTCGCGGAGTGGAGCGGAGACGCCTGA